The Crocosphaera sp. UHCC 0190 genome has a window encoding:
- a CDS encoding P-II family nitrogen regulator, which produces MQAVNKVEIIISTLELNEILDILNSVRVSGYTVIENIAGKGDRGMSYNDLDRTSSNSYIMTVCTDKKQLDFLVEEVVKLLKRIGGVCLVTDSNWVVH; this is translated from the coding sequence ATGCAAGCAGTTAATAAGGTAGAAATTATCATCAGTACCCTAGAATTGAACGAAATTTTAGACATTTTAAATTCAGTTCGGGTATCGGGATATACAGTGATTGAAAATATAGCGGGCAAAGGTGACAGAGGAATGTCCTACAATGATTTAGATCGAACCTCTAGTAACAGTTATATTATGACAGTTTGTACTGATAAAAAACAGCTTGATTTTTTAGTAGAAGAAGTTGTTAAACTATTGAAACGTATTGGGGGAGTATGTTTAGTGACTGATTCTAATTGGGTAGTGCATTAA
- a CDS encoding sodium-dependent bicarbonate transport family permease, protein MDGSLILFNILNPPVLFFFLGMCAVFCKSDLEIPHPLPKLFSLYLLIAIGFKGGYELSESGLNTQIILTLVAAVIMASIVPIYSYFILRYRLDNYNAAAIAAAYGSISAVTFITASSFLEKLHITYGGHMVAALALMESPAIVVGLILVRLFAPKKEGDGAVSWGKVLQEAFLNGSVFLLVGSLLIGILTGEKGWEKLQPFTQGIFYGALTFFLLDMGLVAAKRIRELGKTGSFLIGFSVISPVVNALVGISVAKVLGFTEGNALLFAVLSASASYIAVPAAMRMTVPEANPSLYVSMALALTFPFNIVIGIPLYLEIIHRLGIGA, encoded by the coding sequence ATGGATGGAAGTTTGATCCTCTTTAACATTTTGAATCCTCCCGTTTTGTTTTTTTTCTTGGGAATGTGTGCTGTTTTTTGTAAATCTGATTTAGAAATTCCTCATCCTTTACCGAAACTATTTTCTCTTTACTTACTGATAGCTATTGGATTTAAAGGAGGCTATGAATTATCAGAAAGTGGGTTAAATACTCAAATAATTTTAACCTTAGTTGCTGCTGTTATTATGGCTTCAATTGTGCCAATTTATTCTTATTTCATCCTTCGCTATCGATTAGATAATTACAACGCTGCTGCCATTGCTGCAGCCTATGGTTCTATTAGTGCTGTTACCTTTATTACTGCTAGTTCCTTCTTAGAAAAACTCCATATTACCTATGGAGGTCACATGGTTGCTGCCTTGGCCTTAATGGAGTCTCCGGCCATTGTTGTCGGCTTAATTTTAGTGCGACTTTTTGCTCCTAAAAAAGAGGGTGATGGGGCAGTTTCTTGGGGAAAAGTTTTACAAGAAGCTTTCTTAAATGGCTCAGTTTTTCTATTGGTTGGAAGTTTATTAATTGGCATATTAACGGGAGAAAAAGGTTGGGAGAAATTACAACCCTTTACCCAAGGAATTTTTTACGGGGCCCTCACATTTTTCTTATTAGATATGGGGTTAGTCGCCGCGAAAAGAATTCGAGAATTGGGTAAAACTGGATCATTTTTAATTGGCTTTTCTGTCATCTCTCCTGTGGTTAATGCTTTGGTGGGAATTTCCGTTGCTAAAGTTCTCGGATTTACAGAAGGAAATGCCCTTTTATTTGCTGTTTTGTCTGCTAGTGCTTCCTATATTGCGGTTCCTGCTGCCATGAGAATGACGGTTCCTGAAGCTAATCCTAGTCTCTATGTTTCTATGGCCTTAGCATTAACATTTCCCTTTAATATTGTCATCGGAATTCCTCTTTATTTAGAAATTATTCACCGTCTTGGAATTGGAGCTTAA
- the mutL gene encoding DNA mismatch repair endonuclease MutL: protein MSPPIKPLSPHLINLIAAGEVIDSFAAVVRELVENSLDAGATRLVISLYPEIWQVKVTDNGQGMSLEDLRNCGKPHSTSKICDLDDLWKITSLGFRGEALHSIIQVAELEVISRQADEDGSGWCLRYNLDGDAKTEETAPIAPGTIITVSNLFGRIPIRRQGLPAFSQQLKAIQSIIENLALCHPQITWQVQQNNQSCFNISPGRTPQQILPQLLKRVHFHDLQYLSQDIETQGRIEVVLGLPDRTHRGRPDWVKVGVNGRVVRSPQLEQTILAAFSRTLPKNRFPICFIHLKIPPNQIDWNRHPAKTEIYLQSLDFWQENVTKIIEQTLRLSSVTLDTYGQNQRVKKLLKVSEDKGSYQVNSKKVNQLEVFTLRAVGQVNQTYIVAEHSSGLWLIEQHIAHERVLYEKLQDNWQLIPLDSPIILTKLSQSQVEQLQRIGLEIELFGEHIWAVRTVPQILSQRDDCAAALLELSLGGDLETAQVATACRSAIRNGTTLNVSEMQDLLDSWKKTRNPRTCPHGRPIYLSLEESSLSRFFRRHWVIGKSHGLGS, encoded by the coding sequence ATGTCACCCCCCATTAAACCTCTTTCTCCTCATCTCATCAATTTAATCGCTGCAGGAGAAGTCATTGATTCTTTTGCAGCTGTGGTCAGAGAATTAGTAGAAAATTCCCTTGATGCGGGGGCAACTCGTTTGGTTATCTCCCTTTATCCTGAGATTTGGCAGGTCAAGGTGACAGATAATGGTCAGGGGATGTCCTTAGAAGACTTGCGTAACTGTGGGAAACCTCACAGTACGAGCAAAATTTGTGATCTTGATGATCTTTGGAAAATTACCAGCTTAGGGTTCCGTGGGGAAGCGTTACATAGTATTATCCAAGTCGCTGAGTTGGAAGTGATCAGTCGCCAGGCTGATGAGGATGGAAGTGGCTGGTGTCTTCGCTATAATCTTGATGGGGACGCTAAAACAGAAGAAACTGCGCCTATTGCCCCAGGAACTATTATTACCGTATCTAATTTGTTTGGGCGAATTCCCATCCGTCGTCAAGGTTTACCCGCCTTCTCGCAGCAATTAAAGGCAATTCAGAGCATTATTGAGAACCTGGCCCTGTGTCATCCCCAGATTACTTGGCAAGTCCAGCAAAATAATCAATCTTGCTTCAATATTAGTCCAGGAAGGACACCACAGCAGATTTTACCCCAATTACTCAAACGGGTTCATTTTCATGATTTACAGTATCTTAGCCAAGATATAGAGACGCAAGGTAGGATTGAAGTGGTGTTAGGATTACCCGATCGCACTCATCGGGGTCGTCCTGATTGGGTTAAGGTCGGGGTGAATGGCCGTGTCGTGCGATCGCCGCAATTAGAACAAACTATTTTGGCTGCTTTTAGTCGTACTTTACCAAAAAATCGTTTTCCTATCTGTTTTATTCATTTAAAAATACCTCCTAATCAAATTGACTGGAATCGTCATCCGGCCAAAACGGAAATTTATTTACAGTCCCTTGATTTTTGGCAAGAAAATGTAACAAAAATTATTGAACAAACCCTAAGATTATCCTCTGTTACCTTGGACACTTATGGTCAAAATCAACGGGTGAAAAAGTTACTGAAAGTATCAGAAGATAAGGGTAGTTATCAAGTTAATTCAAAGAAAGTTAATCAGTTAGAAGTCTTTACATTACGGGCAGTAGGGCAAGTAAATCAGACTTATATTGTAGCAGAACATTCGAGCGGGTTATGGTTAATTGAACAACATATTGCTCATGAACGGGTTTTATATGAAAAATTACAAGATAATTGGCAATTAATTCCTCTAGACAGTCCTATTATTTTAACCAAATTATCCCAATCTCAAGTAGAACAATTACAACGTATTGGCTTAGAAATTGAGCTATTTGGGGAACATATATGGGCAGTACGGACGGTTCCTCAAATATTATCACAGCGGGATGATTGTGCGGCAGCTTTGTTAGAATTAAGTTTAGGAGGCGATTTAGAAACAGCCCAAGTTGCTACCGCTTGTCGGAGTGCAATTCGGAACGGAACAACCCTTAATGTATCTGAAATGCAAGACCTTTTAGATAGTTGGAAAAAAACTCGGAATCCTCGAACTTGTCCCCACGGTAGACCGATTTATTTGTCCTTAGAAGAGTCTTCTTTGTCTCGCTTTTTCCGTCGCCATTGGGTGATTGGAAAAAGTCATGGTCTTGGTTCTTAA
- a CDS encoding response regulator transcription factor, with product MPRILVIDDDAAISELVAINLEMAGYDINQAEDGIKGQALAVQLQPDLIMLDLMLPKVDGFTVCQRLRRDDRTSDIPVLMLSALGQTKDKVEGFNAGADDYLTKPFEVEEMLARVRALLRRTDRIPQAAKHSEILNYGPLTLIPERFEAIWFDRTVKLTHLEFELLHCLLQRHGQTVSPSEILKEVWGYDPDDDIETIRVHIRHLRTKLEPDPRHPCYIKTVYGAGYCLELPSSEQLIMTPDVAVV from the coding sequence ATGCCTCGAATACTCGTAATCGATGATGATGCCGCAATTTCAGAACTCGTCGCTATCAATCTAGAGATGGCGGGTTATGACATCAACCAAGCGGAAGACGGAATTAAAGGACAGGCCTTAGCCGTCCAACTGCAGCCCGATTTAATCATGCTTGACCTCATGCTGCCCAAAGTAGATGGGTTTACTGTGTGCCAACGACTTCGCCGAGATGATCGTACCTCTGATATTCCGGTGCTGATGTTATCGGCCCTAGGACAAACCAAAGACAAAGTAGAAGGTTTCAATGCGGGGGCCGATGACTATCTCACCAAACCCTTTGAAGTCGAGGAAATGTTAGCCAGGGTACGGGCCTTACTCAGACGAACTGATCGTATTCCCCAAGCGGCTAAACATTCGGAAATCTTGAATTATGGGCCCTTAACCCTAATTCCCGAAAGATTTGAGGCTATCTGGTTTGATCGAACAGTCAAGTTAACTCATTTAGAATTTGAGTTATTACACTGCTTACTGCAACGTCATGGACAAACAGTTTCCCCTAGCGAAATTCTTAAAGAAGTGTGGGGTTACGATCCTGATGACGATATTGAAACCATTCGGGTTCATATTCGCCATTTACGGACTAAATTAGAACCCGATCCCAGACATCCTTGCTACATTAAGACGGTCTATGGGGCTGGTTACTGTTTAGAATTGCCTAGCAGTGAACAGCTAATTATGACTCCTGATGTTGCTGTTGTCTAA
- a CDS encoding glycosyltransferase, with product MAHFGLICPVETGHLHTMLPLGKELKRRGHQVTFFGIVDAEAKIKAAGLEFQGIGEKVFPLGSTEQGFAELAKLRGIPALLYTMNWFRGLADTFLQEAPTIIKSANIDTLLVDQISPEGGTIAEFLKISFITVCSALPFNQESGIPPFFTTWQYDSVWWARLRNQIIYALANPFGKSLKQLRAKYRQKWNLPPESSVDSSLAILCHQPAPFEFPREKLPQWFHFTGPYHTSMERPMIPFPWEKLTGQPLIYASMGTLQNGMIDVFEKIAQACVGLEAQLVISLGGKNKFESLPKLPGNPLVVEYAAQLELLQKAVLNITHAGMNSTLESLTYGVPMVAIPITNDQPGIAARIAWTGTGELIPLSQLTVSKLRATIQKVLTEDSYRNNALRLQKAIHQAGGVQRAVDIIETVALTKQPVLKTKF from the coding sequence ATGGCTCATTTTGGACTAATTTGCCCAGTAGAAACCGGACACCTCCATACCATGCTGCCTTTGGGAAAAGAATTAAAAAGGCGTGGTCATCAGGTTACTTTTTTTGGCATTGTGGACGCTGAGGCAAAAATTAAGGCCGCGGGGTTAGAATTTCAGGGGATTGGCGAGAAAGTGTTTCCTTTGGGGTCTACGGAACAGGGGTTTGCTGAACTGGCTAAACTCAGGGGCATTCCTGCCTTGCTTTATACAATGAATTGGTTTCGGGGGTTAGCGGACACATTTTTACAAGAAGCCCCGACTATTATTAAATCAGCTAATATAGATACTTTATTGGTAGATCAAATTTCTCCTGAAGGGGGAACAATTGCGGAATTTTTAAAGATTTCTTTTATCACGGTTTGTTCTGCTTTACCTTTTAATCAAGAATCGGGTATTCCTCCCTTTTTTACGACTTGGCAATATGATTCAGTTTGGTGGGCCCGTCTTCGTAATCAAATAATTTATGCTTTAGCAAATCCCTTTGGAAAATCGTTAAAACAATTAAGAGCGAAATATCGTCAAAAGTGGAATTTACCCCCAGAATCTTCCGTTGATTCCTCCTTAGCAATTTTATGTCATCAACCAGCACCATTTGAATTTCCTAGGGAAAAGTTGCCCCAATGGTTTCATTTTACGGGGCCTTATCATACCAGTATGGAACGTCCGATGATTCCCTTTCCTTGGGAAAAATTAACGGGACAGCCTTTGATTTATGCCTCAATGGGAACCTTACAAAATGGCATGATTGATGTCTTTGAAAAAATCGCTCAAGCTTGTGTAGGCTTAGAGGCTCAATTAGTGATATCTTTAGGAGGAAAAAATAAGTTTGAATCCTTACCAAAATTACCTGGTAATCCTTTGGTAGTCGAATATGCAGCCCAATTAGAATTATTGCAAAAAGCGGTATTAAATATTACTCATGCGGGGATGAATAGTACCTTAGAATCTTTAACCTATGGGGTTCCCATGGTGGCTATTCCTATTACAAATGATCAGCCAGGTATTGCTGCCCGTATTGCCTGGACAGGAACAGGGGAGTTAATCCCTTTGTCTCAGTTAACGGTTTCTAAACTTCGCGCTACAATTCAAAAGGTATTAACTGAAGATTCCTATCGCAATAATGCGTTAAGATTACAAAAGGCGATTCATCAGGCAGGAGGTGTTCAACGAGCAGTTGATATTATCGAAACAGTAGCTTTGACAAAACAACCTGTTTTAAAGACAAAATTTTAA
- a CDS encoding alpha/beta hydrolase — protein MMEKQTIQLEKYQAAYTSVGQGIPVILLHGFFGDGWTLNPIIQELKDDYHCLGLDLLGFGDSSKPKINYLIEYQVSFLREFIQAKNIKEFYLIGYSYGAWVASAYAISQEKLSSFNNLTINKSDTIGLVSQEKSTLKKMVLMAPAGIRDDKFVGRYNHLKPLLWESPLVDFGLDIISPIAKLIGQKKQFDFIREVRQSLINQPVAKAMLTNRLKPEDAVDTVDKNIHKITIPTMVIAGEQDQTIPLWHSQTYANNIPQAALEILPDADHNLIHTHSKKIGQLIKKYWQK, from the coding sequence ATGATGGAAAAACAAACAATTCAACTCGAAAAATATCAAGCAGCTTATACCAGTGTTGGTCAAGGAATTCCGGTAATTTTATTACATGGCTTTTTTGGGGATGGTTGGACACTTAATCCGATTATTCAAGAATTAAAAGATGACTATCATTGTCTTGGGTTGGATTTATTAGGGTTTGGTGATTCTTCTAAGCCAAAAATCAATTATTTGATTGAGTATCAAGTTAGCTTTTTACGGGAATTTATTCAAGCTAAAAACATAAAAGAATTCTATCTAATTGGGTATTCCTATGGTGCGTGGGTAGCCTCTGCTTATGCTATTTCTCAAGAAAAACTATCTTCTTTTAATAATTTAACGATTAATAAATCTGATACTATTGGTTTAGTAAGCCAGGAAAAATCTACTTTAAAAAAAATGGTTTTAATGGCTCCTGCGGGTATTCGAGATGATAAGTTTGTCGGCCGATATAATCACCTTAAACCCTTACTTTGGGAAAGTCCATTAGTTGATTTTGGTTTAGATATAATTTCTCCTATTGCTAAATTAATTGGGCAGAAAAAGCAGTTTGATTTTATTCGAGAAGTTCGTCAATCTTTAATCAATCAACCCGTTGCTAAAGCCATGCTTACTAATCGTTTAAAACCAGAAGATGCGGTTGATACGGTTGACAAAAACATCCATAAAATAACTATTCCAACTATGGTTATTGCTGGGGAACAAGATCAAACGATTCCCTTGTGGCATTCCCAAACTTATGCTAACAATATTCCTCAAGCTGCTTTAGAAATACTTCCCGATGCTGATCACAATTTAATACATACTCACAGTAAAAAAATTGGACAATTAATTAAAAAATATTGGCAAAAATAA
- the nth gene encoding endonuclease III → MSLTRKRASKKQRALEILIILKRLYPDATCSLTYETPIQLLVATILSAQCTDERVNKVTPELFARFPDAPSLASADREELETLIRSTGFYRNKAKNIQGACQKIVDEFGGNVPKQMEQLLSLSGVARKTANVVLAHGFGINEGVTVDTHVKRLSQRLGLTEATDPIKIERDLMPLFPQADWENFSIRIIYHGRAICKARKPICADCDLAHLCPSVQV, encoded by the coding sequence ATGAGTCTTACTCGAAAACGTGCTAGTAAAAAACAACGGGCTTTAGAAATTTTAATTATTCTCAAACGTCTTTATCCTGATGCCACTTGTAGTTTAACTTATGAAACTCCTATACAGTTATTAGTCGCCACAATTTTATCGGCCCAATGTACGGATGAAAGGGTTAATAAAGTTACACCAGAATTATTTGCTAGATTTCCTGATGCGCCTTCTTTAGCTTCAGCAGACAGGGAAGAATTAGAAACCTTAATCCGTTCTACTGGATTCTATCGTAATAAGGCTAAAAATATTCAAGGTGCTTGTCAAAAAATTGTCGATGAGTTTGGGGGTAATGTTCCGAAACAAATGGAACAATTACTCAGTTTATCAGGAGTAGCGAGAAAGACAGCTAATGTGGTCTTAGCGCACGGTTTTGGTATTAATGAAGGGGTAACAGTAGACACCCATGTTAAACGCTTAAGTCAACGATTAGGATTAACAGAAGCAACCGACCCCATTAAAATAGAAAGAGATTTAATGCCCTTATTTCCTCAAGCAGATTGGGAAAATTTTTCAATTCGGATTATTTATCATGGTCGGGCAATTTGTAAAGCGAGAAAACCTATTTGTGCAGATTGTGATTTAGCTCATTTATGTCCTTCTGTTCAAGTATAA
- the rseP gene encoding RIP metalloprotease RseP, translated as MSVLAAIAVLVILIVVHELGHFAAARLQGIHVNRFSIGFGPVLAKYKGPETEYTLCAIPLGGFVGFPDDDPDSDITPDDPNLLRNRPIFDRAIVISAGVIANLIFAYFLLVGQVATIGIQDIQAGLVIPQVDPASPAMTAGMQGGDVVIALNDQPLGEFPEATTIFIEKVQNSVNQPLNLTVKRDDQTLNLTVIPQSNEEGEGKIGVGLLPNIKLNQSKNFIEAFTYSAEAYENLATLTVKGFWQLISNFQENVKQVAGPVKIVEYGASIAQNNAGNLFQFGALISINLAIINILPLPALDGGQLVFLLFEGLLGKPLPLKLQEGIMQTGLVLLLSLGVFLIVRDTVNLTVFQDFIQQIGL; from the coding sequence ATGTCAGTTTTGGCCGCGATCGCAGTCTTGGTTATTTTAATTGTTGTTCATGAATTAGGCCACTTTGCCGCAGCTAGGTTACAAGGGATTCATGTTAACCGATTTTCCATCGGGTTTGGCCCCGTTTTAGCCAAATATAAAGGCCCTGAGACGGAATATACCCTTTGTGCCATTCCTTTGGGGGGATTTGTGGGTTTTCCTGATGATGATCCTGATAGTGATATTACCCCTGATGATCCTAATTTACTCCGTAATCGTCCGATTTTTGATCGCGCTATTGTGATTAGTGCGGGAGTCATTGCTAATCTTATTTTTGCTTACTTTCTGTTGGTGGGACAAGTTGCAACCATTGGCATTCAAGATATTCAAGCAGGGTTAGTGATTCCTCAAGTAGATCCCGCTTCCCCAGCGATGACAGCAGGAATGCAAGGGGGTGATGTTGTAATTGCCTTGAATGATCAACCTTTGGGTGAATTTCCAGAAGCAACAACGATCTTCATTGAAAAGGTGCAAAATTCGGTGAATCAGCCCTTAAATTTAACGGTAAAACGAGACGATCAAACCTTAAATCTGACAGTAATTCCCCAAAGTAATGAAGAAGGAGAGGGAAAAATTGGGGTTGGATTGCTTCCCAATATAAAGTTAAATCAGTCCAAAAATTTCATCGAAGCTTTTACCTATAGTGCAGAAGCTTATGAAAATTTAGCGACTTTGACGGTTAAGGGCTTTTGGCAACTGATTAGTAATTTTCAGGAAAATGTTAAACAAGTAGCAGGGCCTGTCAAAATTGTGGAATATGGGGCAAGTATTGCTCAGAATAATGCCGGGAATTTGTTTCAATTTGGGGCTTTAATTAGCATTAATTTGGCTATTATTAACATTTTGCCCTTACCTGCCTTAGATGGGGGACAACTCGTCTTTTTATTGTTTGAAGGATTACTCGGAAAACCCTTACCTTTAAAACTGCAAGAAGGAATCATGCAAACAGGTTTAGTCTTGTTATTAAGTTTAGGGGTGTTTTTAATTGTGCGTGATACGGTTAATTTGACCGTCTTTCAGGACTTTATTCAACAAATTGGCTTATAA
- a CDS encoding YkvA family protein: protein MNSIIQAFYNWYREKIKHPKYRWFVIIGTVLYLVSPIDIAPDFIPIIGWIDDGLLISLLVAELSSLILENRPKKNTQGNSEGNIQQKDILSQGNTIDVEPIR from the coding sequence ATGAATTCAATTATTCAAGCGTTTTACAATTGGTATAGAGAAAAAATCAAGCATCCCAAGTATCGCTGGTTTGTGATTATTGGAACAGTTCTTTATTTGGTAAGTCCCATTGATATTGCCCCAGATTTTATCCCAATTATTGGCTGGATTGACGATGGGTTGCTGATTTCTTTATTAGTGGCTGAATTATCTAGTTTGATTTTAGAAAATCGTCCCAAAAAGAATACTCAGGGAAACAGCGAAGGGAATATACAGCAAAAAGATATTTTATCTCAGGGAAACACCATTGATGTTGAACCGATTCGTTAA
- a CDS encoding succinate dehydrogenase/fumarate reductase flavoprotein subunit, whose translation MLQHDVVIIGGGLAGCRAALEIKRLTPTVDVAVVAKTHPIRSHSVAAQGGIAASLKNVDPKDSWEAHAFDTVKGSDYLADQDAVALLTQEAPDVIIDLEHMGVLFSRLEDGKIAQRAFGGHTHNRTCYAADKTGHAILHELVNNLRRNGVTIYDEWYVMQLILEDGEAKGILMYRIEDGKLEIVRSKVVMFATGGYGRVFNTTSNDYASTGDGLAMSAIAGVPLEDMEFVQFHPTGLYPVGVLISEAVRGEGAYLINSEGRRFMEDYAPSRMELAPRDITSRAITLEIRAGRGVHLDGSPGGPFVYLDLRHMGEEKIMSRVPFCWEEAHRLVGVDAVYEPMPVRPTAHYCMGGIPVNTQGRVRLSGDRLTEGFFAAGECACVSVHGANRLGSNSLLECVVYGRITGRNIASYVQDRKFSDFDAQAYLDGAKQRIESLLNKKGTIRLGALRQQFQDSMAEHCGVFRTEALMKEGLEKIQEFKAQYEQAYLDDQGSCWNTELIEAMELQSIMVVGEMILTSALNRQESRGAHSREDYTKRDDPNFLKHTLAYYSAAGIDVQYMPVVINMFEPKERKY comes from the coding sequence ATGTTACAACACGATGTGGTCATTATTGGTGGTGGTTTAGCAGGATGTCGCGCCGCCTTAGAAATTAAACGCCTCACCCCGACTGTCGATGTTGCTGTCGTGGCCAAAACCCATCCCATTCGTTCCCACTCCGTCGCGGCCCAGGGGGGTATTGCTGCCAGCTTAAAAAATGTTGATCCCAAAGATAGCTGGGAGGCCCACGCCTTTGATACGGTTAAAGGATCAGACTATCTGGCAGATCAAGATGCCGTCGCTCTCCTCACCCAAGAAGCCCCTGATGTTATTATTGATTTAGAACACATGGGGGTTTTATTCTCCCGTTTAGAAGATGGGAAAATTGCTCAACGGGCTTTTGGAGGCCATACCCATAACCGGACTTGTTACGCTGCTGACAAAACAGGCCATGCTATCCTTCATGAATTAGTTAATAACCTACGCCGCAATGGGGTAACAATTTATGATGAATGGTATGTGATGCAATTGATCCTCGAAGATGGGGAAGCTAAAGGCATTCTCATGTATCGCATTGAAGATGGCAAGCTTGAGATTGTTCGCAGTAAGGTGGTAATGTTTGCCACAGGAGGCTATGGACGGGTTTTTAATACCACCTCTAATGATTATGCTTCCACTGGGGACGGGTTAGCTATGTCTGCGATCGCAGGGGTTCCTTTAGAAGACATGGAATTTGTGCAGTTTCACCCTACTGGATTATATCCCGTCGGTGTCTTAATTTCTGAAGCTGTTAGGGGAGAAGGAGCCTATCTTATTAATAGCGAAGGCCGGCGATTTATGGAAGATTATGCCCCCTCCCGCATGGAATTAGCCCCTCGTGACATCACCTCTCGCGCCATTACCCTCGAAATACGGGCCGGCCGGGGTGTTCATCTTGATGGTAGCCCAGGAGGGCCCTTTGTGTACCTAGATTTGCGTCACATGGGCGAAGAAAAAATCATGAGTCGGGTTCCTTTTTGTTGGGAAGAAGCCCATCGTTTGGTCGGGGTTGATGCGGTTTATGAACCCATGCCCGTCCGTCCTACTGCCCATTATTGCATGGGAGGCATTCCGGTGAATACCCAAGGTCGGGTTAGATTGAGTGGCGATCGCTTGACGGAAGGGTTTTTTGCGGCCGGAGAATGTGCTTGTGTGTCGGTACATGGGGCCAACCGTTTAGGCAGTAATTCCTTATTAGAATGTGTTGTTTATGGCAGAATTACGGGGCGAAATATTGCTAGTTATGTGCAAGATCGTAAGTTTTCTGATTTTGATGCTCAAGCTTATTTAGATGGGGCAAAACAACGCATTGAAAGTCTTTTAAATAAAAAAGGAACGATTCGGTTGGGGGCATTAAGACAACAATTTCAAGACTCTATGGCCGAACATTGTGGGGTGTTTCGGACGGAAGCATTAATGAAAGAAGGACTCGAAAAAATCCAAGAGTTTAAAGCACAATATGAGCAAGCTTATCTTGATGATCAAGGAAGTTGTTGGAATACAGAATTAATCGAAGCGATGGAATTACAGAGTATTATGGTAGTAGGAGAAATGATTTTAACCTCTGCCTTAAACCGCCAAGAAAGTCGCGGGGCCCATTCACGGGAAGATTATACAAAACGGGATGATCCCAATTTCTTAAAACATACTTTAGCCTATTATTCTGCTGCTGGTATTGATGTTCAATATATGCCTGTAGTTATCAATATGTTTGAACCGAAAGAACGGAAATATTAG